The following are encoded together in the Ignavibacteriales bacterium genome:
- a CDS encoding 1-deoxy-D-xylulose-5-phosphate synthase, with the protein MSDQDKYPILSKINLPSDIRQLDISELKILCSDIRNYMVDTISEIGGHFGGGLGTVELTVAIHKVFNTPYDQVVWDTGHQAYPHKIVTGRREQLKTIRQLNGISGFLKRSESEYDAFGAGHASTSISAALGMALARDVKKEKNKVVAIIGDGAMTGGMAYEAMNNSGVLKSDIIVVLNDNNMSIAPNVWQISNYFTEMIAHPDYNKFKGQVWDLTGKLDTFGDRLRKIAARLENGIKAVITPGMLFEALGFRYFGPINGHNIHHLIKIFNQVKNLKGPILVHAITQKGKGYKPAENHAQRLHASTPFDKLTGKAIKKSGGLPSYTSVFGNALVEIIRENKNVVGITAAMPDGTGLDILQKQIPENYFDVGIAEEHAVTFSAGLATQGVIPVVAIYSTFLQRAFDQIIHDVALQKLHVVFVLDRAGLVGADGPTHHGSFDLSYLRMIPGMVIMAPKDEAELRNMLYTAVHYSGGPIAIRYPRGSALGVEVKPGFEIIEIGKAEKINSGTEAAILAVGSMVDYAMKASYQLNAEGLSVEVINMRFVKPLDKMMLDEVAKSFNKIITLEENSVAGGFGSAVLEYFSSKNYKNDFLNLGLPDKFVDHGTQQELHHILKIDPQGIKERVKDFLKLKSIHENIVA; encoded by the coding sequence ATGAGTGATCAAGATAAATACCCTATCCTTTCAAAAATTAATTTACCTTCCGACATAAGGCAACTTGATATTTCTGAGTTAAAAATTCTTTGCTCTGATATCAGAAATTATATGGTTGATACAATCTCAGAAATTGGCGGACACTTTGGTGGTGGCTTAGGAACGGTCGAATTAACTGTAGCAATACATAAAGTTTTTAACACCCCATACGATCAAGTCGTTTGGGATACCGGTCATCAGGCATATCCGCATAAAATTGTCACAGGCAGAAGAGAGCAGCTAAAAACAATCCGCCAGTTGAATGGCATTAGTGGATTTTTAAAAAGAAGCGAAAGTGAATACGATGCATTTGGAGCCGGACACGCTTCTACTTCTATTTCTGCTGCGTTGGGCATGGCATTAGCGCGGGATGTTAAAAAAGAAAAAAATAAAGTGGTTGCAATAATTGGGGATGGGGCAATGACCGGCGGTATGGCTTATGAAGCTATGAATAATTCCGGCGTATTAAAGTCCGATATAATCGTTGTACTTAACGATAACAATATGTCTATTGCCCCAAACGTTTGGCAAATCTCAAACTATTTTACTGAGATGATTGCTCATCCTGATTACAATAAATTTAAAGGTCAGGTTTGGGATTTAACCGGCAAGCTTGATACTTTTGGCGACCGGCTTAGAAAAATTGCTGCTCGTCTTGAAAACGGAATTAAAGCTGTTATAACACCCGGAATGCTTTTCGAAGCATTAGGCTTTCGATATTTTGGGCCAATCAACGGACACAACATCCACCACCTGATAAAAATATTTAATCAGGTTAAAAATCTTAAAGGACCAATACTCGTTCACGCAATTACTCAAAAAGGGAAGGGATACAAACCTGCTGAAAATCATGCACAACGATTACATGCTTCGACGCCGTTCGATAAACTTACTGGAAAAGCAATCAAAAAATCAGGCGGGCTTCCATCTTATACATCCGTCTTCGGAAATGCACTTGTTGAAATTATAAGAGAAAATAAAAATGTAGTTGGTATTACTGCCGCGATGCCTGATGGAACAGGATTAGATATTCTTCAAAAACAAATTCCGGAAAATTATTTTGATGTCGGAATTGCTGAAGAACATGCAGTTACTTTCTCTGCTGGTTTAGCTACACAAGGAGTTATTCCTGTGGTGGCAATTTATTCAACCTTCCTTCAGCGCGCATTCGATCAAATTATTCACGATGTTGCCTTGCAAAAACTTCATGTTGTTTTTGTCCTTGATCGAGCAGGCTTGGTGGGGGCAGATGGTCCAACGCATCATGGTAGTTTTGATTTAAGTTATTTGCGAATGATTCCCGGAATGGTAATTATGGCTCCGAAGGACGAGGCAGAATTAAGAAATATGCTTTACACTGCTGTTCACTATTCTGGAGGTCCAATTGCAATAAGATACCCAAGAGGTTCAGCACTCGGGGTCGAAGTTAAACCGGGCTTTGAAATAATTGAAATAGGTAAAGCTGAAAAAATAAATAGCGGTACCGAAGCAGCTATTCTTGCTGTGGGCTCAATGGTTGATTATGCGATGAAAGCATCCTATCAGTTAAACGCTGAAGGGTTATCTGTTGAAGTTATTAACATGAGATTTGTTAAACCACTCGATAAAATGATGCTCGACGAAGTTGCTAAATCATTTAATAAAATAATTACACTCGAGGAAAATTCCGTTGCGGGCGGTTTTGGAAGTGCAGTGCTCGAATATTTTTCTTCGAAGAATTATAAAAATGATTTCCTAAATCTTGGGCTTCCTGATAAGTTTGTTGATCATGGAACACAGCAGGAGCTTCATCATATTTTAAAAATTGATCCGCAGGGAATTAAAGAAAGAGTAAAAGATTTTTTAAAGCTAAAATCAATCCACGAAAACATAGTTGCATAA
- the nuoL gene encoding NADH-quinone oxidoreductase subunit L, with protein MIQLIYLSVILPLLGFLINGIFGSKIKNEKLIGILGSGVIGLSFLIVLGAFFETIGLPADQRKTIVPLLNWIDVGLVNVGFSYQVDQLSLIMGLIVTGVGFIIHVYSIGYMHGDKGFWRFFAYMNLFIFAMMNLILADNFVLLFLGWEGVGLCSYLLIGFWYDRKFEKSTTSDAAKKAFVVNRIGDFGFLLGMFLIYLTFGSLNFTEVFQRASTFDIPTVTFSFIALFLFIGATGKSAQIPLFVWLPDAMAGPTPVSALIHAATMVTAGVYMVARCSIFYASAPAIMSVVAVIGLLTAIFAATIGLVQNDIKKVLAYSTVSQLGYMFLAMGMGAFSAGIFHVMTHAFFKALLFLGAGSVIHSMHDEQNIQHFGGLKKYMPRTSLTFLIAALAISGIPPLSGFFSKDEILWFSFSNGGFFFWFFGAATALITAFYMFRLYILTFEGKERFGHDKHPHESPAVMTIPLITLAILSAIGGFIGIPEIFSGEHGNVFHNWLAPVFKDAERKLAFYGSHTHFEEILLMIISVAGAAASIYLARYIYLKNQKIALSTAAKFRSVYNLLLNKYFVDEVYDSTVIQPIYKTSELFLWKIADNKIIDGLINGTASLINIFSGYFRKIQTGVSQFYALIMMLGIAVALFWIIFR; from the coding sequence ATGATACAACTAATTTACCTTTCTGTCATTCTGCCGCTTTTGGGTTTTCTAATCAACGGGATCTTTGGCAGCAAAATTAAAAATGAAAAATTAATTGGAATTTTAGGCAGTGGTGTTATTGGATTATCATTCCTGATTGTGCTCGGTGCATTTTTCGAAACGATTGGACTACCCGCTGATCAAAGAAAAACAATTGTGCCTTTATTAAACTGGATTGATGTCGGTTTAGTAAATGTTGGTTTTTCTTATCAAGTAGATCAACTCTCTCTGATTATGGGACTCATTGTCACCGGTGTTGGATTTATTATTCATGTTTATTCCATTGGCTACATGCACGGTGATAAGGGATTTTGGAGATTCTTTGCATATATGAATCTGTTCATCTTTGCAATGATGAATTTAATTCTTGCTGATAATTTCGTCTTATTATTTCTTGGATGGGAAGGCGTAGGGCTTTGTTCATATTTATTAATTGGATTTTGGTATGACAGGAAATTTGAAAAAAGCACAACGAGTGATGCTGCAAAAAAAGCTTTTGTTGTTAACAGGATCGGCGATTTCGGATTCCTGCTTGGAATGTTTTTAATCTACCTGACTTTTGGAAGTCTAAATTTTACTGAAGTATTTCAACGAGCATCTACTTTTGATATACCAACAGTTACATTCAGCTTCATTGCATTATTTCTTTTTATAGGTGCCACCGGCAAGTCAGCACAAATCCCATTATTTGTATGGCTGCCCGATGCGATGGCAGGTCCGACGCCTGTTTCAGCATTGATTCATGCAGCAACAATGGTTACAGCAGGTGTTTACATGGTTGCTCGCTGTTCGATATTTTATGCTTCTGCTCCGGCTATTATGAGCGTCGTTGCAGTCATTGGTTTGCTGACTGCTATCTTTGCTGCCACAATCGGTCTTGTTCAAAATGACATTAAAAAAGTTTTAGCTTATTCAACGGTAAGTCAGCTTGGTTATATGTTTCTCGCTATGGGGATGGGGGCATTTTCGGCCGGGATATTTCACGTAATGACTCACGCATTTTTTAAAGCTCTGTTATTTCTTGGCGCAGGGTCGGTGATCCATTCGATGCACGATGAACAAAACATTCAGCATTTCGGCGGATTAAAAAAATATATGCCAAGGACTTCGCTTACATTTTTGATTGCTGCTCTTGCAATATCTGGCATTCCCCCCCTGTCGGGATTTTTTAGCAAAGATGAAATTCTTTGGTTTTCTTTCTCAAATGGTGGATTCTTTTTCTGGTTCTTCGGTGCTGCTACAGCATTGATCACGGCTTTTTATATGTTCCGATTGTACATACTAACATTTGAAGGTAAAGAGCGATTCGGTCACGATAAACATCCGCATGAGTCACCTGCAGTGATGACAATTCCATTAATAACTTTAGCAATTCTATCTGCAATAGGCGGTTTTATAGGGATACCTGAAATCTTTTCTGGTGAACATGGAAATGTTTTTCATAATTGGTTGGCACCGGTTTTTAAAGATGCTGAAAGGAAATTAGCTTTTTACGGTTCACACACTCATTTCGAAGAAATTCTTTTAATGATTATTTCTGTGGCAGGTGCAGCGGCATCAATTTATTTAGCAAGATATATTTATTTGAAGAATCAAAAGATCGCATTGAGTACAGCAGCTAAATTTCGTTCTGTTTATAATTTATTGCTTAATAAATATTTTGTTGATGAGGTTTATGATTCCACTGTAATTCAGCCAATTTATAAAACTTCAGAATTATTTTTATGGAAGATTGCTGATAACAAAATCATTGATGGTTTAATCAACGGCACTGCATCATTGATTAATATTTTTTCAGGTTACTTTAGAAAAATCCAAACTGGTGTTTCGCAGTTTTATGCTTTAATTATGATGCTTGGAATTGCCGTAGCATTATTCTGGATAATTTTTAGATAA
- a CDS encoding NADH-quinone oxidoreductase subunit M: MENSFLVSYLILLPLLGSLVLLFINKSNEKLIKYFGLFISTLVFVISLIIYFNFDSDSGEFQFIHKINWIKNINVSYFVGVDGLSLLLVLLTTFLTPLTLISSWSAITKQVKEFTFFMLVLEVGMIGVFVSLDLFLFYVFWEAMLIPMYFIIGIWGGEQRIYASVKFFLYTMFGSLLMLISIIWLAVNSVSVLGHFSTDLIELYSVAPSFEQTLQMWMFFAFAFSFAIKVPLFPLHTWLPDAHVQAPTAGSVILAGVLLKMGTYGLLRFCLPLFPDASVKFAPYIAVLAVIGIIYGALVAMVQRDMKKLVAYSSVAHLGFVVLGIFAVTQEAVQGAIIQMINHGLSTGALFLLVGVIYERTHTREISYYGGIAKIVPLFSFALMFASLSSVGLPGLNGFVGEFLILLGSFKSPVLNSWWFTVFASSGVIFAAIYLLWMYQRIVFGEVTNPKLNDISDMNKREMLVLIPIFIFIIWIGIQPNTFLKVSDKSTKKLIHQVYHPINSENKPVTDVK, translated from the coding sequence ATGGAAAATAGTTTTTTAGTTTCATATCTAATTTTGCTTCCGCTGCTTGGCAGCTTAGTTTTATTATTCATTAATAAGAGTAATGAAAAGCTGATCAAGTACTTTGGTTTATTCATCTCCACTCTGGTTTTTGTTATTTCATTAATTATCTATTTTAATTTCGATTCTGACAGCGGTGAGTTCCAATTCATTCATAAAATAAATTGGATAAAAAATATTAACGTCAGTTACTTTGTTGGAGTTGATGGGCTTTCACTTCTTCTTGTATTACTTACTACATTTTTAACGCCGTTAACATTGATCTCAAGTTGGTCTGCAATTACCAAACAAGTGAAAGAGTTCACATTTTTCATGTTAGTGCTTGAAGTTGGAATGATAGGGGTTTTTGTTTCACTTGATCTCTTTTTATTCTATGTTTTTTGGGAAGCTATGCTTATTCCCATGTATTTTATAATTGGAATCTGGGGCGGGGAACAAAGAATTTATGCATCTGTAAAATTTTTCCTTTATACCATGTTTGGTTCTTTGCTAATGCTCATTTCAATTATCTGGCTGGCTGTAAATTCGGTTTCAGTACTCGGACACTTTTCAACTGATTTGATAGAACTTTATTCTGTTGCACCATCCTTTGAACAAACATTGCAGATGTGGATGTTTTTCGCATTCGCTTTTAGTTTCGCAATCAAAGTACCGCTGTTTCCGCTTCACACCTGGCTTCCCGATGCTCACGTACAAGCTCCGACCGCGGGCAGTGTAATTCTTGCCGGTGTACTACTAAAAATGGGAACTTACGGTTTACTTCGATTTTGTTTACCATTATTTCCTGATGCAAGTGTGAAGTTTGCTCCATACATTGCTGTGCTAGCGGTTATCGGAATTATTTATGGTGCTCTGGTTGCGATGGTTCAGCGTGATATGAAAAAACTCGTTGCTTACTCTTCTGTTGCACACCTCGGTTTTGTTGTACTGGGTATTTTCGCCGTTACTCAGGAAGCAGTGCAAGGGGCAATTATTCAAATGATAAACCATGGTCTTTCTACAGGAGCTTTATTCCTTTTGGTAGGGGTTATTTATGAACGTACTCATACGAGAGAAATTTCTTATTATGGTGGAATTGCTAAGATAGTTCCTTTGTTCTCTTTCGCTTTAATGTTTGCTTCTTTGTCATCTGTCGGACTGCCGGGGCTAAATGGGTTTGTTGGTGAGTTTTTAATTTTATTAGGTTCATTCAAGTCGCCTGTTTTGAATAGTTGGTGGTTTACAGTGTTTGCTTCTTCGGGAGTAATTTTCGCCGCAATATATTTATTATGGATGTACCAGCGAATTGTTTTCGGGGAAGTCACAAACCCAAAATTGAATGATATATCCGATATGAATAAAAGAGAAATGCTGGTGCTTATTCCAATTTTTATTTTTATAATTTGGATAGGTATTCAACCAAATACATTTTTGAAAGTTTCTGACAAATCAACAAAAAAATTAATACATCAGGTTTATCATCCGATTAATAGTGAGAACAAGCCCGTAACAGATGTTAAATAA
- the xseB gene encoding exodeoxyribonuclease VII small subunit yields MSKKSIYNTFDAKLKRLEEITVRLENEETTLEESLQLFEEGVLLSKECQEALNHAELKITELKNNLSDNPHE; encoded by the coding sequence ATGAGTAAAAAATCAATTTATAATACTTTCGATGCAAAACTGAAACGTCTTGAAGAGATTACTGTTCGGCTCGAAAATGAAGAAACCACTTTGGAAGAATCTTTGCAATTATTTGAAGAAGGCGTTCTACTTTCTAAAGAATGCCAGGAAGCATTGAATCATGCAGAATTAAAAATAACCGAGTTGAAAAATAATCTCTCTGATAACCCGCATGAATAA
- a CDS encoding NADH-quinone oxidoreductase subunit J, with protein sequence MNLEIILFIIFSIIAAASSVLMITRRDAVISALFLVLNFAALAGIYLVLNAQFIAVVQVIVYAGAIMVLFLFVVMLLRPENEKKILGGNPKVKIFAFIIAGIVLIQLAYLILKSNPSSEVSPDLVKSINAGTVESIGRELYTNYILPVEAAGFLLLAATIGALVLAKKKFEGKDSSKG encoded by the coding sequence ATGAATTTAGAAATAATACTTTTTATCATTTTTTCAATCATCGCCGCAGCCTCTTCAGTTTTAATGATTACAAGACGTGATGCAGTTATCTCCGCATTATTTCTTGTCCTGAATTTTGCAGCGCTTGCCGGAATTTACCTGGTTTTGAATGCTCAGTTTATTGCTGTTGTGCAGGTTATTGTTTATGCCGGGGCAATAATGGTTTTGTTCCTGTTTGTTGTGATGCTGCTTAGACCGGAGAATGAAAAAAAAATATTAGGAGGCAATCCCAAAGTAAAAATATTTGCTTTTATAATTGCGGGTATTGTTTTAATTCAATTAGCATATCTTATCTTGAAAAGTAATCCATCTTCTGAAGTTAGTCCGGATTTAGTGAAAAGTATAAATGCAGGGACCGTAGAATCGATAGGGAGGGAGCTTTATACAAATTATATTCTTCCGGTCGAGGCAGCGGGATTTCTTTTACTTGCAGCTACTATCGGCGCTTTGGTTTTGGCTAAGAAAAAATTCGAAGGAAAGGATTCCTCCAAAGGATAA
- a CDS encoding response regulator transcription factor has product MDTKKILLVDDEKDIVEFLSYSLEQEGFDVICGFNGLDALKKLSEKPDLIVLDIMMPKLDGFEACKKIRGTKGFENTPIIFLTAKAGEANEIKGLEIGANDYIQKPISPKKLIARVKSNLRNVEQLTEKRKLPSILKIGPLIIDRDKYIIYVNGELKIFPRKEFELLYFLAQNPGRVFGREILLKEVWGNDVFVVDRTVDVHIRKIREKLAHFDYLIETIKGVGYRFKSEE; this is encoded by the coding sequence ATGGACACAAAAAAAATTTTATTAGTTGATGATGAAAAAGATATTGTTGAGTTTCTCAGTTATAGCCTCGAGCAGGAAGGGTTTGATGTAATTTGTGGTTTTAACGGGCTTGATGCACTAAAAAAATTAAGTGAAAAGCCGGATTTGATAGTTCTTGATATTATGATGCCAAAACTTGACGGATTTGAAGCTTGCAAAAAAATTAGGGGTACTAAAGGATTTGAAAATACTCCAATTATTTTTCTAACTGCCAAGGCTGGGGAAGCAAATGAAATTAAAGGACTAGAAATAGGAGCAAATGATTATATTCAAAAACCAATTTCACCTAAAAAACTGATTGCTCGTGTCAAATCCAACCTCAGAAATGTTGAGCAATTAACTGAAAAGAGGAAGCTCCCTTCTATCCTCAAAATTGGCCCGCTTATAATTGACAGGGATAAGTATATTATTTATGTGAACGGGGAGCTAAAGATTTTTCCAAGAAAGGAATTTGAACTTCTTTATTTTCTTGCGCAGAATCCTGGACGGGTTTTCGGAAGAGAAATTTTGCTTAAAGAAGTTTGGGGAAATGATGTTTTCGTGGTTGATAGAACGGTAGATGTGCACATCAGAAAAATTCGTGAAAAACTTGCTCATTTTGATTATCTAATTGAAACAATCAAGGGAGTGGGGTATCGTTTTAAAAGTGAAGAATAA
- a CDS encoding two-component sensor histidine kinase, which yields MKNKLSDIFHLLFYNKIIFISFIALAVLAYLFFGSSDLIIVYEILLFCLTLSAIYFLDRNRKFEIGQIRSLINQITNNSLLNSQSLSLDKNLSHIEKDIRLMFEKIQNDFARLEKLQRVRSEFLGNVSHELRTPIFTIQGFLETLLDGAIDNPKVNRNFLEKAKTHTISLSNLLNDLIDISMIESGEMRLSFRYFFLNEFLLQIVNELTPIAEAKNLRINFQPDEINLQVFGDKNKLRQVFINLIQNAIKYTDEGSIEIILTEEEKNVKIEVRDSGIGIPEYDLSRIFERFYRVDKARSRAEGGTGLGLAIVKHIVEAHGSKVEVQSEVSKGSVFSFRLKKG from the coding sequence GTGAAGAATAAACTTTCAGATATTTTTCATTTACTATTCTATAACAAGATAATCTTTATTAGCTTCATTGCTCTTGCTGTACTTGCTTATTTATTCTTTGGTAGTTCTGACTTAATTATTGTTTATGAAATTTTACTTTTCTGTCTAACTTTGTCTGCTATCTATTTCCTGGATAGGAACAGAAAATTTGAGATAGGGCAAATCAGAAGTTTAATCAATCAGATTACAAACAATTCACTATTAAATTCTCAAAGCCTTTCACTCGATAAGAATCTTTCCCACATTGAAAAAGACATCAGGTTGATGTTTGAAAAAATTCAGAATGATTTTGCGAGATTGGAAAAACTGCAAAGAGTTCGCTCTGAATTTTTAGGAAACGTCTCACATGAATTGAGAACGCCAATATTTACAATTCAAGGATTTCTTGAAACCTTACTTGATGGTGCAATTGACAATCCGAAAGTCAACCGTAATTTTCTTGAGAAAGCAAAAACTCACACTATAAGTCTTAGCAATCTTTTAAATGATCTGATTGATATATCAATGATCGAGTCTGGCGAGATGAGATTAAGTTTTAGGTATTTTTTCTTAAATGAATTCCTGCTCCAGATCGTTAACGAGTTAACCCCAATTGCTGAGGCAAAAAATCTAAGAATCAATTTTCAACCAGATGAAATAAACTTGCAAGTATTCGGCGACAAAAACAAATTAAGACAAGTTTTCATTAATTTAATTCAGAATGCAATTAAATATACCGATGAAGGCTCTATAGAAATTATTTTGACAGAAGAAGAAAAGAATGTAAAAATTGAAGTCCGTGATTCTGGCATAGGCATTCCCGAATATGATCTATCGAGAATATTTGAACGCTTCTATCGAGTTGATAAAGCCCGTTCAAGAGCCGAAGGAGGGACAGGACTTGGACTGGCGATTGTCAAACACATAGTCGAAGCACACGGATCAAAAGTTGAAGTTCAAAGTGAAGTTTCTAAAGGAAGCGTGTTTAGTTTTAGGTTAAAGAAAGGTTAA
- the nuoK gene encoding NADH-quinone oxidoreductase subunit NuoK: protein MSVPIEFYLILSAFMFFTGVAGVLTRRNAIVVFMSIELMLNSANLTLVTFSSFLGNSIGQVFVFFVMTVAAAEAAVGLAIIIALFRNKQTVNIDEINILKW from the coding sequence ATGTCAGTACCAATTGAGTTTTATTTAATCTTAAGTGCATTTATGTTTTTTACCGGGGTTGCCGGTGTTCTTACAAGACGCAATGCAATTGTTGTCTTTATGTCTATTGAATTGATGCTTAACTCAGCCAATTTAACTCTTGTTACTTTTTCATCTTTTCTTGGAAATTCAATCGGACAGGTTTTTGTTTTTTTTGTTATGACTGTTGCAGCAGCGGAAGCAGCAGTTGGCTTGGCGATTATCATTGCACTATTCCGTAATAAACAAACAGTTAACATTGACGAAATAAATATTTTGAAGTGGTAA
- the asnS gene encoding asparagine--tRNA ligase, translating to MQKIYIKDLANFVDKEVTLSGWVYNKRSSGKIKFLILRDGTGYLQCVYFKGNVTEEVFNLADRLGQESSITVTGKVKAEPRATGGFELDCTGLVSISEAHDYPITPKEHGIEFLLDNRHLWLRSSKQVAILKIRHRIVKAIRDFFDDRGFVLMDPPILTPSACEGTSTLFETDYFDLGKAYLTQSGQLYAEAGAMALGKVYTFGPTFRAEKSKTRRHLTEFWMIEPEVAFNDLNDDMDLAEEFLEYIVQTILKERREELKILERDTSKLESVKRPFPRISYDEAVDILKKNNIEFEYGNDLGAADETVISNQFDRPVMVHRYPSAVKAFYMKRDPENSNLALAVDVLAPEGYGEIIGGSQREDDLDLLLERIQEHKLPQEAFEWYLDLRRFGSVPHAGFGLGLERTVSWICGLEHLREAIPFPRLIYRNTP from the coding sequence ATGCAAAAAATCTACATAAAGGACTTAGCAAATTTTGTTGATAAAGAAGTCACTCTATCTGGATGGGTTTACAATAAAAGGTCAAGCGGTAAAATAAAATTTCTTATACTTCGCGATGGCACAGGATACCTTCAATGCGTTTACTTCAAAGGAAATGTTACTGAAGAAGTTTTCAACCTTGCAGATAGACTCGGGCAGGAGTCTTCAATAACAGTTACCGGAAAAGTAAAAGCAGAACCAAGAGCAACTGGAGGGTTTGAGCTTGATTGCACAGGTCTTGTATCAATATCTGAAGCACATGACTATCCAATTACTCCAAAAGAACATGGTATAGAGTTTCTTTTAGATAACCGCCACCTTTGGCTGAGATCAAGCAAGCAGGTTGCTATATTAAAAATTAGACATCGAATCGTAAAAGCAATTCGAGATTTCTTCGATGATCGTGGTTTTGTTTTAATGGACCCGCCCATACTCACTCCCAGTGCTTGCGAAGGTACTTCTACTTTGTTCGAAACAGATTATTTTGATTTAGGTAAAGCTTATCTTACTCAATCCGGGCAACTTTATGCCGAGGCGGGGGCAATGGCGTTAGGAAAAGTTTATACTTTTGGTCCAACCTTCAGAGCGGAAAAATCTAAGACCAGAAGACATCTTACAGAATTTTGGATGATTGAACCTGAAGTCGCTTTTAATGATTTGAACGATGACATGGATCTTGCGGAAGAATTTCTGGAATATATTGTTCAAACCATTTTAAAAGAGCGCAGAGAAGAATTAAAAATTTTAGAAAGGGATACTTCAAAACTCGAATCAGTGAAACGACCCTTCCCTCGAATTTCTTATGACGAAGCAGTTGATATTCTTAAAAAAAATAATATCGAATTTGAATATGGGAATGATTTAGGTGCAGCAGATGAAACTGTAATTTCAAATCAGTTTGATAGGCCGGTAATGGTGCACAGGTATCCATCAGCAGTAAAAGCATTCTATATGAAACGCGACCCTGAAAATTCTAATCTTGCTCTTGCGGTAGATGTATTAGCCCCGGAAGGTTACGGTGAAATCATAGGCGGTTCTCAAAGAGAAGATGATCTCGACCTCCTCCTTGAAAGAATTCAAGAACATAAACTTCCGCAGGAGGCATTTGAATGGTATTTGGATTTGAGAAGGTTCGGTTCGGTTCCTCATGCCGGGTTTGGTTTGGGTCTGGAAAGAACTGTAAGCTGGATTTGCGGTCTTGAACATTTACGCGAAGCAATTCCCTTTCCGAGATTGATTTACAGGAATACTCCTTAA
- a CDS encoding Gfo/Idh/MocA family oxidoreductase — translation MDKTKIAVIGLGGIAQLVHLPNLSKLENVRISAVAELNKNRLTTIADKFNVTDRFTDYNEMLAKAECDAVIVATPTSSHKEISIACLNAKKHVLVEKPLARSYDEAKQIAAVAKKNKKNLMVGMNLRFRPDSMILKSLINSGEIGEPFYIKCGWIRRQSSEGKWFTKKEEAGGGVIIDLGILLLDLSLWLIDYPEIETISAQCYYQNSKQVEDSSMSFIRCKNSSLIVMETSWSFAVEKDSFYLSVIGTKGNASLNPIRILKKLENNFIDLSPSQNENSLNLFKKSYMNELRAFISCVRGVSPLISSGVEAVSRMKLVDAMYRSALKKTEVKV, via the coding sequence ATGGATAAAACAAAAATTGCAGTAATCGGTTTAGGAGGAATTGCACAGTTAGTTCATCTTCCCAATCTCAGCAAGCTGGAAAATGTAAGAATTTCTGCAGTCGCAGAATTAAATAAAAATAGATTGACTACGATAGCTGACAAATTCAATGTTACAGATCGTTTTACCGACTATAACGAAATGCTTGCTAAAGCCGAATGTGATGCTGTTATAGTTGCAACCCCTACCAGTTCGCACAAAGAAATTTCGATTGCGTGTCTTAATGCAAAAAAACATGTCCTTGTAGAAAAACCATTAGCGCGTTCTTATGATGAAGCGAAACAAATAGCAGCCGTAGCAAAAAAAAATAAAAAAAATCTGATGGTAGGAATGAATTTACGCTTCCGTCCTGATTCAATGATATTAAAAAGTTTGATAAATTCCGGTGAGATTGGCGAGCCTTTTTATATAAAATGCGGTTGGATACGAAGACAAAGCAGCGAAGGAAAATGGTTTACCAAAAAAGAAGAAGCAGGCGGGGGGGTTATAATTGATCTTGGTATTTTGTTGTTAGATCTTTCACTCTGGCTGATTGATTATCCGGAAATCGAAACAATTTCGGCTCAATGTTATTATCAGAATTCTAAACAAGTTGAAGATTCATCAATGAGTTTTATCAGATGCAAAAATTCTTCACTGATAGTGATGGAAACAAGCTGGTCTTTCGCTGTTGAAAAGGATTCATTTTATCTCTCAGTTATCGGCACAAAAGGTAATGCAAGTTTGAACCCGATAAGAATATTAAAAAAATTGGAAAACAATTTTATTGATTTATCACCTTCGCAAAATGAAAATTCATTAAATCTATTTAAGAAATCGTATATGAATGAATTGCGAGCATTCATTAGCTGCGTGCGCGGGGTCAGCCCATTAATATCTTCGGGTGTCGAAGCTGTATCAAGAATGAAATTAGTTGATGCGATGTACCGCTCAGCTCTCAAAAAAACGGAAGTTAAAGTATAG